The DNA region AACCGGGGGCACGGCCACGGTGACAGAAAAAGTACGTCCCTGCCCGGTGGCGGCCGGCGCCACCTCCTGCACGGCAGTCGGGATCACCTCTCCATTCGGGCCGGTCAGGAGAGCCGGCGTGCCCACCTTGATGCCTGCGCGCACGTCCTCGGCGACGACCGGCACCTGCACCTCCATCTCGATGCTCCCCACCAGAACCAATGGCTGACCCGGCAGAACGTGCTGGCCCGCCTCCACCTTCCACTCGAGGACCGTGCCCTCGACCGGAGAACGTTCTCGGGCCCACCCAAGGCGGACTTCGGCTTCCGCCAAGGCCGCCGTTGCCGCCGTCGCCGCACGCTCGCTCGCGGCCATTTGGTCCTGCGGCACTGCACCTCGAGCCGCCAAGTCCACATCCTCTTCCCACCGCTCCGACCAGTAGTCCCGATCGGCGCGCAAACGGGCCACGGTCGCCTCCAGGTCGGGCGCATGCAGGATCGCCAACTCTCGCCCCTCGGGCACCGGTTCACCTTCGATGGCGCCCAGCGCACCCACCGTTCCCTGGATGCGGGCTGTCACCAGTACCTGCCTGGCGGGCGCGACGGTGCCCAAATAGTCGAGTTCCCTCTGCAGGGGAACCATGCTCACCGGAAGGACACGAACCGCCACCGGCGGCACCGCCGAGCGCGGGGATTCCTGCTTGCAGCCCGGGAAGAACACCATCAGAAGGATCGCAGCCGACGTGGCGAAAATACCGCCGTCACTCCACGGACTCCTGGTCATCATTCACCCTCCACGAGATCGAGCGCCAACTGGCGGGTCAGGGTTCCGGCCGTCCTGTGGAATTCGATCCGGGCGAGCCGGACGTCGTTGCGCAAGGCCGCCGATCGGCTCTTCAAGGCCAGCAGTTCGTACTCCTCCGTCAGAAGCGTCGAGAGGGGCAGGCGGCCGGCTTCATGCAGTTCGGTTTGGGCGG from bacterium includes:
- a CDS encoding efflux RND transporter periplasmic adaptor subunit; amino-acid sequence: MMTRSPWSDGGIFATSAAILLMVFFPGCKQESPRSAVPPVAVRVLPVSMVPLQRELDYLGTVAPARQVLVTARIQGTVGALGAIEGEPVPEGRELAILHAPDLEATVARLRADRDYWSERWEEDVDLAARGAVPQDQMAASERAATAATAALAEAEVRLGWARERSPVEGTVLEWKVEAGQHVLPGQPLVLVGSIEMEVQVPVVAEDVRAGIKVGTPALLTGPNGEVIPTAVQEVAPAATGQGRTFSVTVAVPPVTRTDWRSGEPVAVRFVLGESTGEAAVPRRAIASHGEENWVFLIENGISRRWDVAIGLEVGGWVAIAPSPPSGAVVAVSNIDRLSDGAAVFSVAEEAGS